The nucleotide window CTTCGCATTCATCTCGCGGCGGATGTCGTCACCACCAGCGGCCGTGATGTCGCCCACCGCCTCGTCCTCGATCGGCAGGACGTAGTCGCGGACAAAGGTCTCGGTCTTCGCGACCACATCGAGCACATCGTCGTCGTGACGAAGATCTATGGGCATGGTGACTCCTTAACGCATGGGCCGGTATCGGTTCAGCCCGCTCGCTTCGCTCCCGGCGCTGGTGAGTTCCCCGATCGCCGACCGATCGCTCGCTCGGCGTCCCATACCTTGCCAGGCCACACCCGCCTGGTCAAGCTCAACCGACGATGGAGTCGGCCCAGGCCCTCAGTCCACCCGGTAGCCGACCAGCGCGCGGGCCAGCTGCAGATTGCGCGCGATGAGCTCATCCGGGCCCAGCAGGCCGTCGAGCTTGAACCAGGTGGACACCCCGACGCACATGGTGGCCACGGCCCGCGCCGCGTCTTTCGGGTACTCGGTGGTGAATTCGCCCGCCTCGACGCCGGCGAACACGATCTCGTCGACCATCCGCTGCTGCCGGTCCCGATGCCCGATGTAGGTGGGCCGGTAGGTGTCGTCGAGGCTGCGGATCTCGGTGGAACCGACGAACGCCTGTTCCCGTCGATACATGTGGAATCGGAGGAGCGACTCGACGACGGCGTCGAACTGCCGGATCGGTTCGGGTCCGGCCTCGAGGATCGCGGCTTCCGAGCGCGCCAGCAGATCGGTCATGGTCCGCTCGAGCAGACCCTGCAGCAACGACTGCTTCGACGGGTAGTGGTGGTAGAGGCCCGGCACCGACAGATTGGCGCGCGCGGCGATCTCCCGAACCGAGGTGCCGTGGTAGCCCTGCTCGGCGAAAGCGGCCAGCGCCGCCGCCAACGGAACCGGGAGTTCGGGCTCGCCGTAGTCGCGCCAGCCGTCCAGTTGTTGCGTTGCCGGACGGATGTCTGCTTCGCCGGGTCCGCCACTCATGGCATCAAACATATCCCGCCGCGCAGAACTACTCCGCATCGCCGGTGCGGCGCGACAGACTCTTCTCCAGCATCTCGGCGGGCGAGACCAGCAACGAGATGCTCAGATCCACCACCTCGGCCTTGTCCAGGTCGACGTCACCCTCGAGCCACGCCGCGAGCAGCCGGCTGAGTCCGCCGACCTGATAGTG belongs to Gordonia sp. KTR9 and includes:
- a CDS encoding TetR/AcrR family transcriptional regulator — encoded protein: MSGGPGEADIRPATQQLDGWRDYGEPELPVPLAAALAAFAEQGYHGTSVREIAARANLSVPGLYHHYPSKQSLLQGLLERTMTDLLARSEAAILEAGPEPIRQFDAVVESLLRFHMYRREQAFVGSTEIRSLDDTYRPTYIGHRDRQQRMVDEIVFAGVEAGEFTTEYPKDAARAVATMCVGVSTWFKLDGLLGPDELIARNLQLARALVGYRVD